The Anthonomus grandis grandis chromosome 16, icAntGran1.3, whole genome shotgun sequence genome includes the window tcttTATCTTTTAAGTTTCCTAAAAGATGTCTTAAATTGCCTGAACTTTGATAGACTGTTCTAACTCTTTAAAAACCCCAGGACTACTTTGCTTTATTAAAAGTGCGATTTAATTTAGAGCCACAGCCTTGTCGAGATTAGTAAAGATCAAGGAAGCGATCGCCGACTGCAGCGCCGCCCTAAACTTAGACGAATTTTACTTGAAAGCTCTACTGAGACGTGCCAAATGTTACTCGGACATCGGAGAATACGAGGAGGCCGTGAAGGATTACGAGAAAGTCTTCAAATTGGACAAGAGTCGGGAAAATAAACGTTTGTTGCAGGAGGCCAAGTTGGCGCTAAAAAGGAGCAAGAGGAAAGACTATTATAAGATATTGGGCATCGAGAGGAACGCCAACGAGGACGAGATTAAGAAGGCGTACAGGAAACGGGCGCTGATCCATCATCCGGATCGGCACGCGAACGCCACCGATTTAGAGAAGAAGGAGCAAGAGAAGAAGTTTAAGGAGCTTGGAGAGGCTTATGGGATTTTATCGGATCCTAAGAAGAAGGCGCGTTACGATAACGGGCAGGATATGGACGATTTTGACGGAGGAATGTCCGGTAAGTTATTAGGGTTTTAATAGAAATGGAATGCTTTTCTAATGCTtgttaattttacaaaaaaacaaaaaagtaattaagaaatttttccCTTAACATCAAAAAAAGACGTCCAATTtcctcaaagagacctcttaataatgaaaattggaTGAGATTGGAGGCACACAAAGTCAAAGGTCTgggattatatttataaaaaaaaaaaactgagaccattgactttgtgttcctccaatctctgaatttctCTCTTATTTGCGTCACAGCAGAATGACAACAGGCGTTATATTAAAGTTATATCTATGACTTAAAAATCACTGTACAGATGGATCGTATTCATATGATTCGTACCATTGATAAGAACCTCAGTGTACTATCGACTGATACGAATCATAAAAACCTTTTCGTATTCATATAAATTCGTATCGTACCGAACAGGTTGAATCGACAATCGGAAGTCTCGTATTAATCGTATTCGTATTGTACAAATACATTGATAcataatacaatacaaaacgCCGTGATACACGGCATACTATACATTTATTCAAtagtattgtatttaattttagtacGAATAATACATATCGATAAACTAGTACAATTCGTATCTCAAGAAAGATTTGAATTACCCTACTCTAAATTACTGcattgcatttttattatttttttttattgcttttataatgtaataatttaacattCTATGAAGATAGTACTGGTCGCGACATCTAGTGGTGTAAAATGGATTAACGCCCttgtaaaaaataacatatctAGATGGCGTTAGTTGTCCTtcgttttgaattttaagcaatttattgGGATCAGGTTGTTTTTTTCTGTCACCGACTAAAGTGATCTGTCTGTCCTTTGTCTGCAaggagcaatttttttttttgacgacaataataaataattgttttgctgaaagaatatttccattttttcctgAAAGAGCTCTATAGTTGATTGATTCAATTAATTATTGacatttaaacttttaagaacTCAGATCTAAAgccttaattaaaaatgattttgacaaCTACAGTTCGCCTAGGGAATAGTCGTAGAAGACGCATGAGAGGAAATTCGGTTGAGCTTTTGCCGTTCTGTTTACatgcattataaaatattagttcatTAAATATCTAGCAAAATATATATGTTATGTACaagaaaactgtaaaaaaacttgaaaaagaagaaaatattttttttaataaaggacAATCTGCCACAATTATTAGATGTTCCTCTAAATGTGAGACAGAATATGTCGTTCCTACGTGATCGAACGTTATcacattttagacgagaagttcATGAACATCTAAATAATGAGTTTCTGAATATATAGGATCTATTTCTGGCCTCCTCGCTCCCCAGATTTAACCAGCTTAACTTGCGATTTTTTTCTGTGAGGCTATTTAAAAGAGTTAATGTATCATGGACCAGTAAATGCTCCGGAAGAACTTCAAGAGCGCATACAAAATACTTGTGATTTAATTCGTGGACAccagcaatttatttttgaagctCGTAAAAGTCCTGCATTTACCGAGTAAGATTGTGTGttaattgaacaatttttgtataattttcgtaaaaacggtaatcatttaatttaatacagattaaaaaaaaaatgttcgatAATGTGACGCAGCTCTCTtatccaatttttatataaatgatttttgttatattaacaTCTTTTGACGAGTTCTACAAGGTGTGAAATGACTCAACTTTgaaaacaccttgtatatttgtGTAATTCCGGCCTTGTAAATGGGTCTGTTTGACTTGTAAGGCCAGTAttgtaaaatcaaaaaaaaaggaacccatttgaagtaatttttctccaaactgttaaaaatttgatttctcaactgcctggaagtaatttcttatttattccagacaattggaatcatttttgtaaaaagttttgtATGCTTTATCTTATATTCATTTATTACATCTTGATTAGCTAGGATTCTgttcagaaataaataaataaaaagaagactaaggaaatttcaatttatatatgttaattaattaattttttttttagatatcgaTCCAACCCAGGTCTTCCAGTCGTTCTTTAGCGCCGGGGGCGGAGGCGGCGGCGGCGCCCACGGGCAAGAATTCAACTTTGGCGGATTCCCCGGTGGATTTTCCTTCCAGTTCGGTtaaattcgcaaaaaaaaaaacacgcacGTTTCTCGTTCTGTACATTCCTCTTCATACTTTTTCGCGTTAAAAACGTTTAAACATTTATACGCCTTTCATGAGTGCGCACCTTTTCAGTTTCTTTTTTGTATATAGCTtcctctagttttttttttttttaaatttcagattAATCCATGTATCTGTAATGACTATTAAAGTATTTATGGTTTAGCTGTACTTTAgttgtttttgtaattctttATAGATTGTGGCAAGACTTGTAAACGTATATATTGTTCTGCTAATACAATCtacttgaataaaatttaaatatattcaagtttagatattttttttaatacgaatATCGTCTTTAACTTAAGAAGATTTCCAGGTAAAACAATTATTTGTATTACGACATTATTATTTACTGGTTTTATTGGATATTACATTACTATTTCAGTAataatcaatttagaaaatactaacTCGCACGTTCTATTATtgcaaagaagaaaaatatttctttttcaataattcgcctgaaatagtattttttaaattgatttttactaaaatagtgACTTTGATTATGACTTCGGcacaacaatatagattttaccACATTATTGTCCACCAATAATGCAATTATTGGGGGTCAATATATAGAAGAATATTAttgttgaattgttttttcaaaatcacaTTTTGACCCTTAGAAATTCATCCTCGGGAACTTCTTTAAACACAAACGTTTTAAATCACTCCTGGTCTATGCAGGGAATATCGATGCAAAACTTGgcatgaatatttttataaagattttccTAATATTCTGGGTATATGCCCTGAACGTTCTGTTCTGTTAAAGTTTATAAGAGACTTTATATAAAGTATAATGGCCTTTTtaatataatgattttatattaaagtGTCATGACATTAGGGCTGTACTTCCTTATACTCGAGAATCGTTCAAATCGAAcaaattatttacatatattaattCTAAATCGCCCAACTTGGTCAAACATAAATTTCCCGCTCCCTTTTATTCAGCGTTTTCCTTTGGTCGCCATGACTACCCCTGAATGGggaaaatcgaaattttccGCGTATGCGCTCATGTATTTTACATCGTTTTTCACCATACATATAATGGGAAGAACACAGTAGTATAGACCTTACTCCCGTTTTAGATTCTTTTTTTACGTTAAATGAACGATAACATAGTATGAATGAAGGGTAATTCGGTAAACTTACCGGTAAGTAATTTCGCAATGTTATTGTATTGATTCGATATGGTTCAACTTTAAGATAACAATTGCGTTGTTGATGTTATCGTTTATGCCATGGCCAGGGCCGTCCGTTTTCAAGATTTCTTGTCCTCGAGATAACGCCAGGATCGTAAGGAAAGTGGTCAGGACCAAGTGGATACCGCTTTTAGAGAAATATAAGGTAAAATTTCCCGTTATTACACAAATTAATCCTATAGGAACACTCATTAGTACCTCAGAGGAAAGCCTGCTATACAGAGTTGTGATTTAATaacgaataaattaaataaaatggaaGGCActtttttaaaaccctttatgttaatttacatcaaaTGTATATCGAAAAATACtgtggcaaaaaaaaacacttttataaaagtgtatgaccagcagtAAATCAttctgtgatgctgtagattttatgtttttaccttttataaaaaaaaaataaataggtataCTTTTCGAACCAGGCAGCGTTTTGGTTGAACGGACAAAGTATGGGCAGGGATTATTAATAACAGACTAATAGGACCATACATATTGACGGGACAGCGTTATCGTGATTTTGATTCCAGCACTGGCGACTCTGCATCTTGATCAAAATAATTCAGAAGCGTtatatagtaataaattaaactccTAGTCACAGTCTCAAATTGAATACAAATTACACGTATTTGGCCCGTACTAGGCATTATCAGATCTTCTTGTATGTATgcactaataaaaagaaaaacaataacactaaaagttaagaaaataggaaggATACTAGGTATCAAGCGTCAACAAGATGGGCTGCCTTTCCACTAGGATTGTTAGAAAATTCCTGGGTAATGTTTTCCTAAATCCGTGGACAAACAAGATCAATAGAGTGGCCACGTAGgtcacccgaccttaatccaTTGAACTGACTATATTTTCTTTGGGGTTAACTCAAAAACGAGGTGTACAAAAATAAGTCACACACACTTGATGTCCACAATTAAATTTATCCATTATTTAACTACAACTCTGTTTAAGCATGCTCTAAAATAGTATGGTGCCTTAGAATATTCATTCTCGGCATATGATATGGATATTGTAGACAAATCTAATGAAACCTTTTCTTAAAGATACAACGGTAACGAAACACTTGTGTCGTGTAGAGAAAAGGTTTTAGTGAAGTATTGTTGAATTTTCAGGTGAAATTACCTTTAGAATGTCCCTTTCACCCGCAAAGGGACATTTTTTATCCGCAACAAGCGATGAAAAAACAACACAGACCTTCGCAATGGACCTGCGGCATATGCGGCAAATCatttttcgaagaaaagttTCTAGACATGCATTTCGATAATCGGCATAAAGGGAAAATTAACCTGGTAAGTGTCTTAATTTAACCTTGATAACTAATGAtgtttaatttatctaaaaaagtGACTAAACTATTCCAGGCCGAAGACGCCGTATGTCTGGCAGACTACTGTGATATAATGCGTTGCGACGTGCTGAGTCTCATAGAGCTCAAGTCAGAAACGTCAAAACCAGAGAACACCGACATTGAGATTTGGAGAGAGGCCTCGGCTTACTCGAAAGCCTTAGCCGCCCAGGGACCACGCGATATTGCCAAATACGTGTTGCAAAATGGACACTTGGGCTTGCAGCGGAGTGAAAAGAAATGCGCGATTGCCGGAACCTTAAAGTGCCAAAAGGCCGAGGAGAAGGATGCTGCAAGCATAAAGGGTACGAACTATAATTGAGGAAAGAAACCGTTAGAGAcagatgatttttttcaaggcaGCACAAACGACGAGGACGTTTTTCAGCAAAACTTTAGCAGCAACAACAATCAGGTTTGTCAAAGCGACCTCGTCGACTCGGCTTTACCAGCACCGGACGAACGACAGCAACGCATcgataaaattcaaaaactgaAAGCCGACTGTAAACCTGAGGAACTTCAAAAGGTCAAAACCAAGTGCGAGATTTTAGTTAGGGATTGTATAGCTAACCTATTGATACAACTTAGCGTTAAGGATTTTAGGGAGATTGAAGGTATTTATATTATACGTTATGCTCTCTCAGATGTGAAAGTTTCGGTCACAGTTTCGCATATTTCAGCAcagttaattagaaaaataccGTTTTCATAAACGTCTCTTTAGTTTGTCTGCGAGGTCACACACTTTCTGTTGAAggtgaaattaatttaaacatccTCGATTGTCGTTTTCAAATTTCAAGTCTACGACTGGGAAAGTTTCTGTATAATATACACGTTTGGCCAAATCGGGTCTTCGGTGCaagcttaataataattatttcgtgTAATAATTCATATAAACTGTACAGCgctgaaaaaagttattagaattaaagggccttttttttaagttagggACTAAGTATTAAgatcataaaataaatctgaattttattataagaagtgataaatataaaagtaagaGCTAGCCAGTTAGAGAATAAGGAGGATCAGGGATTAgatgtaaacaatttttttccagattaTACCCTTAAATGATCCCACAGATGGAACCAAATCCTCGGCTTTGTATTTGTGTGAATCAAGCTGACCGCGTTATGATAAAAcgaatatttaaagaaattctttatTACTCTTTGGAATACCTTTTTTGCCGATGttgttaatgttattttaacaaaaaaaaaatatgtaggggaacgattttttttagattttgtagTAAAATGTAATGGAATGTAATTCTGATATGAAAATTTCAGAAGGACTCcattaattgcctggaattggtAAACTATTTCTGTCTCTTACAGGCACCACAGGGAAgcttgaaaaaattagtttttgcgAAATTTAGAAGCGTAAACTTTGGTTCCTGGAGATAGtgcattatttttatcatttctctatcaagtgcctggaattagtcaaatCTTTCTGCCTGTTCCAGGCACACAGAgaagattgaaaaaaaatcgttttctgTGAAATTTAGACGAGAAAAGTAGTTTCTGGAAATAGTGCATTAGTTTCATCATTTCCATGCAGTTGAAGTAGGGTCCTAAGTctatcaagtgcctggaattagtcaGATCTTTCTATCTCTTACAGGCACACAGAGGAGattgaaaaaaatcgttttctgTGTAATTTAGACAAGAAAAGTCGTTCCTGGAAATATTGCATTATTTCCAGTATTTTCATGCAGTTGAGGTAGGATCCTAAGTctatcaagtgcctggaattagtcaaatCTTTCTGCCTTTTCCAGGCACACAGGGAAGCTtggaaaaaaatcgttttctgTGAAATTCAGACGAGAAAAGTTGTTTCTGGAAATAGATAATTATTTTCATCATCTCCATGAAGTTGAGATAGGGTCCTAATTTCAGAAAAGCCTTGATCAGTTGAGAAATGACTTTATCAACTTCCCGGAATTAGTAAAATGCTTCAGTCTTTCCATATTTGGCCCCTTAACAtccattaatttatttgaaatactgTTGGGTCTACGGATGCCAAATATAAATCTTAGACAAGAATTTTATAAACCTGAATACGTTGCTTAGTTATATTATCGAGGCAGAGGGTGTGTATTatgtatcaaaaattaaaaagggacAAAATCCAGGATTCAAGTAATGTTATTTTTCGTTTCTTTATTCAATATCTGTCTGAATAGTCATctataatctattattaaaccCAAATTTCTTACTTGacctttaaatattattttctcgttgccaatatttaaatttaaatcattcaATATATTTGACCGATGAGTATCACAAGACAAAGAGCACTGAAATCGATTTTGTAGGTTTTAATGACTCAACAGGCCTGACAGCTTCCTAGGATCGctgttttatatttatgttgGCATCACAATACTGAAGACACCTTGTACACGTTagaaatatatactttttaccCGATTAGTTAAATATGACCTTATTACATCCGACacaatatgtttaaaaaaaataagtaaccttTGATGCTCTATTTCTATCCAAAGATTGAACACATGCGTCTGTTATAATATATCTGTGTCAGCCCCTGTCTAAAGCCCGATTTCTTTTTACGTAAAAggttaatagtatttttttgcaataagaaGTTAAAAGGACAATTTCTATAGGAAATATTACTAACTAGAGTTAATTGATTGAGATTTGCGGTTTATTGCATATCCCTTTTCCTGTGGGAAACACTGTcagcacagcataaagaaaccagcagtcgcacttcaataaaaatacattggcttgaataagcgagttcggtgcatgtgtactaatgcaggcgcggcatatttgcttagagtagggatgccgctgacactcgctacggtccacgcggcttttgccttggctagagccggacttaaacatttttttagatattattatcttgtaaaataaaaatacctacatagtacaaatatttattttttaatattattaaagttcatacattaacaaaatatttaaacaaaaataaacatcgcatttctacatctaacaacgacgatatagaagaatacgtgcaggaagttaattaggtatgtaccataaatttaagagaccattctttgagtaattttaattaaaatcagaaaagtttttataacaaacactacgctttgtaaaaacgctatcaaaatagtcactaagtacggcgctgaactagacgatacacctatgaacacagtttgataaacagtgagctcggcatccggagaataTGGCTGCGgtatggctaaggatgctattagttcgcttacattttcgagcggagtgcgactgctggtttctttatgctgtgctgTCAGTAACTTTGAATTTGTGCTGCATAAACATTTTCGCACTCAAGAAATTAACTATACAGCCTCGTATTGTGCTCTAAGGGATACAATTATTGTCATAATCGACATTTCCTTACATTTCAGAGGAATTAAACCGGGCAGTATGTTGGTACCTAACGTGCGACAGATACTGGGAAGATTCCCAAGGTGACATAAAAACGTTCCCCTGGGGAATTTTGTGTATGGCCTTCATGCTCCTTTCGTTGGGTTTTTG containing:
- the LOC126745906 gene encoding uncharacterized protein LOC126745906 isoform X4, with amino-acid sequence MKGNSVNLPITIALLMLSFMPWPGPSVFKISCPRDNARIVRKVVRTKWIPLLEKYKVKLPLECPFHPQRDIFYPQQAMKKQHRPSQWTCGICGKSFFEEKFLDMHFDNRHKGKINLAEDAVCLADYCDIMRCDVLSLIELKSETSKPENTDIEIWREASAYSKALAAQGPRDIAKYVLQNGHLGLQRSEKKCAIAGTLKCQKAEEKDAASIKGSTNDEDVFQQNFSSNNNQVCQSDLVDSALPAPDERQQRIDKIQKLKADCKPEELQKVKTKCEILVRDCIANLLIQLSVKDFREIEEELNRAVCWYLTCDRYWEDSQGDIKTFPWGILCMAFMLLSLGFCFCYYVVWVLFDISSTDDGSVTSASMTDRSTPSPAHALRPDGSTTIIDGVHVYSEDYIGSDKDSDYIYVTYPPDLKRRLLERIK
- the LOC126745906 gene encoding uncharacterized protein LOC126745906 isoform X3, producing the protein MKGNSVNLPITIALLMLSFMPWPGPSVFKISCPRDNARIVRKVVRTKWIPLLEKYKVKLPLECPFHPQRDIFYPQQAMKKQHRPSQWTCGICGKSFFEEKFLDMHFDNRHKGKINLAEDAVCLADYCDIMRCDVLSLIELKSETSKPENTDIEIWREASAYSKALAAQGPRDIAKYVLQNGHLGLQRSEKKCAIAGTLKCQKAEEKDAASIKGSTNDEDVFQQNFSSNNNQVCQSDLVDSALPAPDERQQRIDKIQKLKADCKPEELQKVKTKCEILVRDCIANLLIQLSVKDFREIEEELNRAVCWYLTCDRYWEDSQGDIKTFPWGILCMAFMLLSLGFCFCYYVVWVLFDTDDGSVTSASMTDRSTPSPAHALRPDGSTTIIDGVHVYSEDYIGSDKDSDYIYVTYPPDLKRRLLESCYNRTTRL
- the LOC126745906 gene encoding uncharacterized protein LOC126745906 isoform X1, producing MKGNSVNLPITIALLMLSFMPWPGPSVFKISCPRDNARIVRKVVRTKWIPLLEKYKVKLPLECPFHPQRDIFYPQQAMKKQHRPSQWTCGICGKSFFEEKFLDMHFDNRHKGKINLAEDAVCLADYCDIMRCDVLSLIELKSETSKPENTDIEIWREASAYSKALAAQGPRDIAKYVLQNGHLGLQRSEKKCAIAGTLKCQKAEEKDAASIKGSTNDEDVFQQNFSSNNNQVCQSDLVDSALPAPDERQQRIDKIQKLKADCKPEELQKVKTKCEILVRDCIANLLIQLSVKDFREIEEELNRAVCWYLTCDRYWEDSQGDIKTFPWGILCMAFMLLSLGFCFCYYVVWVLFDISSTDDGSVTSASMTDRSTPSPAHALRPDGSTTIIDGVHVYSEDYIGSDKDSDYIYVTYPPDLKRRLLESCYNRTTRL
- the LOC126745906 gene encoding uncharacterized protein LOC126745906 isoform X2, producing the protein MKGNSVNLPITIALLMLSFMPWPGPSVFKISCPRDNARIVRKVVRTKWIPLLEKYKVKLPLECPFHPQRDIFYPQQAMKKQHRPSQWTCGICGKSFFEEKFLDMHFDNRHKGKINLAEDAVCLADYCDIMRCDVLSLIELKSETSKPENTDIEIWREASAYSKALAAQGPRDIAKYVLQNGHLGLQRSEKKCAIAGTLKCQKAEEKDAASIKGSTNDEDVFQQNFSSNNNQVCQSDLVDSALPAPDERQQRIDKIQKLKADCKPEELQKVKTKCEILVRDCIANLLIQLSVKDFREIEEELNRAVCWYLTCDRYWEDSQGDIKTFPWGILCMAFMLLSLGFCFCYYVVWVLFDISSTDDGSVTSASMTDRSTPSPAHALRPDGSTTIIDGVHVYSEDYIGSDKDSDYIYVTYPPDLKRRLLERKFICHPL